The following DNA comes from Magnolia sinica isolate HGM2019 chromosome 18, MsV1, whole genome shotgun sequence.
gttcatctatttttatagatcattttatgttgttaaaccaaaaataaagtatatcccaagctcaagtggaccacattgtaggaaacagtgttgaatgagcttcaaccattgaaaactttttgagggccgtagaagttttggatcaagatgatctttgtttttcccttcatctaggtctgtatgacctaatcaacaaattggatttcaaataaatagtacattgggccttacaatgatttaaatggtggatatccaatcactattttttcctgtggtgtagtacacctgagatttatatccctatacttTTTGGGGATAGGgctttaaaattatctttaataatggatgaacggaatggatgaaacagatacatcatggtggggcccacagagcacgggggctggtggtagggggagtagccaatccgtttttcttccgaaggatttctcacaaaaatcaaggaagcggattgcgtgctgagtaacacAACACGCTTAGCGTATCAAGTAAACTATATTAGGtagaccatgatttatgtatttgatccactccgtccatccattttatcggataattttaggacttgagcctaaCAATTAAGCATATCGAacactcaaatggatcacacaatAAGAAGCAATGTGAATTGagtatttaccgttgaaaaattcttggggccacataagttttggatcaagcttatttttatgttttccattcatccatgtctgtatgatcttatgaacaggtcggatgacaaataaacatcactgtggggcctagcaaggtttcaacggtggaaatcgcTATTCTcaatgtttcgtgtggtatgatctgggtaatctttggatatgcttcaattttgcgatcaaccccttaaattatttagaaaaacggatggacggtgtggatagactacatacattcagggtgggcccaactgagtttactcagtacgataagagcgtactgagtaactcagtacgcaatccgatttcaaaaaCCACGGTTGCCCAGTTAATCTTGGTTATTAAGTAATCTTGCTTAAGACGCAAGAAATAGGCATGTAACGGTCGTCTCTCCCCCCGTTACATTCCACTTCTTTTTTCGTTCTCCCGACTCGGTCCCAATAAGCGTCtctcctcgtcctcctcctcctcctcctcactctctctctctctctctctctctctctctctctctctctctctgctttttcTAGGGTTTCAGAGCTCTCTCTCGATCGATATCGGTCGATGGTCCACCTCTCACCTTCCCATCTAGCCTCCACGACCTCGAATTCGACGGTTGTGATGACATCATCCGCCTCTCTGTCGAATCCCCAATTTCCATCTCCTCCTTCTCCCCAAATGATGCAATGCAACTAATCCACAAATTCGATTTTGTTTCAACTCATGTTGCTGACCCAACCCCCCTCCTCCCTCTCTCACCGGTCTCCTCTCGCCCCATGAAACCCTCGATCTCTCTCCTATCTATAATGGCGATGATGGTgagaagatgatgatatgatcTGGTCCGTTTGTCTGCATTTTCATGGCAGCCAAACCCCGGCAACAACCACcaggtcatctctctctctctggttgaaTGTCCTTTAATATCCTGTTCTTTGATGTGCGATTCAGGGATTTCTAGGGCAGATAGATGTATTTTGTCTCTATTCTTTTGATTTGATCTATTGATTGGCCTCTGGGAAATCGATTCTCCATCTGTATTCTCCACCAGGTCATCTCTCCATCTGTATTCTCCATCTATTCTTGGGGTTTTGGGGAATTTGGTTTCAAAGGCATTTAAGGATGTAGATGGTGATTCGAGTACCAGGTCCTTCCGATTGTGCAGCAAGCAAGCTATGCTGGACATCTTGCTCTAGCGGTCTCGGGATGTTTCAGCCTATTCGAGGAGTAAGGTTCTTCAGGTGTGGGCAGAACCATGCGAAGAACATGCTGTTTCAATTGGTCTGTGGAACGAGGTTGCTTCTGGGAGATTGGAGGATAAGAGCGCATTCGTGAGGAAAGCGGCATTGAATCTACTCATCACGATGTTGTAGCATAACCCGTTTGGTCTACAACTTCGTATTGCATCATTTGAAGCGCCCTTGGAGAAATACAAGGAGAAACTGGAAGAGATGGAACCCAATGCACCTTCTGAGAGCGTTTTTGGACGGGATACCTTCAGACAATGAGACATGTGAAGCAGATGGAAAGGTTTATCAGGCTGAAGTCAGAGCAGCAAGACAGTGTTACTGACAGTCGTTTGCCTGGTGTGGAAGATGGGGTCAGTAAGGATTCTTCCATGCTGGATTTTGAGAACCTGGAGCAGACCAGGGCCTTGGCTGCATCACTTGAGACATGTTTGAGGTTCTCAAAGTGCATATCCTCCACAATGCCGACTCTGGTCCAACTGCTGTCTTCATCTTCTGCCACTGATGTTGAGAACACGATTGTTTTGCTGATGAGGTGCAGACAGTTCCAAATTGATGACTCTGAGGCCTCTCTCCGGAAAATTTTGCCACTTGTAAGCATCCTCTTTGATTTGTGTTACAATTCTTCTAGACTTACAAAGCAATCTTGGCAAGcatttaagggtgtgtttgcaTTGGATTTCTGTAGGCATTTTCACAGGACAAGCCTATCCATGCAGCTGTTGAGGATGCATTCATCACAATTTATTTGACGAGAAACCCTACAGAAACTGCTGCAAATCTATCGAGCATTGCTATAGAATCTAGCATCGGCGATCTAGCAGCTCTAGAATTTATAGTTGGTTCCTTGGTATCTAAGGGGAATATTTCTACAAGCACGGTATGTTTATTTGATTGTCATAATTTCAGGTGCTGCTTCCATTAATATGATTCACTCACTTTGCTATAGAAGTTATGCATTGGTGTTCTTTTGGCATTCTTTGACATGCATAGTTAGACACTTAGACTAAGAACTAAGAGTGCTGATTTTTGCACACTTCAGGGCCTGTTTTTCTCACCAATTACCTTGGTAGTGTAAAGAAAATGTGCAATAATTACAAATCGCTTTACCTGCCTCCTGacaacatctgcatttgaccaCTGATTGCTGTGGTAAATTGAAATGATGGCATTTTTACATTGCCTGAATGTCAAATCGCCACCAAAATGCACTGATGTTGCTGTTTGGATTCGAAATTTTTACAGTAATTACATATTGATTGGGATCATTTCAATGGATAGAAACCTTTGACATGATTGGGCCATTTcagtggatctgaaccgttcagatGATTTGGTCATTTGGTGATCCAAATGCTTGAGTTGTGCTTTttaagtgatccaaactcatcatatgattaaggcTACTTTCAATGACCGATGTTGATGGATATTTTAAGTTAATCTATATTATTCATATTATTGAGATCAACTCTCAGTGATCGACATTGCTAATTTTGTAGAGCCCTCTTTAACTTTACAAACAATTTTAATGATCAGGCCTATTTTTGTTGATCCTTCATTATTGCTTCTAGTTTAGTTAATTGAGGTGATTCGGTCCTTTGTCTTATTTTCGCTTCTTtattgatccaaactcatcatatgattgaggcTGTTTTCAATGACCCATGCCaatagatatgttaagttgatctatattaatatattatacatattatagaGATCAGTTCTCAGTGATCCATACTGTTAATGTTGTAGGGCCCTCTTTAACTTTACAAACAATTTAAATGATCGGGCCTGATTTCGTCAATCCTTCATCTTATTGGATCCAATTTAGTTGGTTGAGGTGATTCGACTCTTGGGGGATGTACACTGATGAATTTTCCATTTTCAGAGACTTTGGTTCAAGAGTCGGCTATAGTTGGTCCATTTTATAATTCAAGAtattttagtgatccacaccattcgtaTTAAGGCATACACTTAACGAATCAATCAGTGAATGTCGCATGAACCAAAAGTTATTAATGATTCAAATTTTGCTAATGATTGGGCTCATTTTCAATGGCacaaacctttgatgtgcttgaACCATTTCAAGTGATCTCAACCGTTCATATGCTTAGTCTTGTTTTATGTGATCCATGCCCTTCATATGATTAGAGTTGTTTTGGTGATGTAAACCCTTCATTAGTTGAGGccttttttagtgatccaaaccagtaGGTATACTTATGCATCTTTTCACAAATCCATTAAGTTCATCTTTTGATACTTAGGCCTCTATTCATTAATACAAC
Coding sequences within:
- the LOC131232706 gene encoding condensin-1 complex subunit CAP-D2-like isoform X1, which encodes MRHVKQMERFIRLKSEQQDSVTDSRLPGVEDGVSKDSSMLDFENLEQTRALAASLETCLRFSKCISSTMPTLVQLLSSSSATDVENTIVLLMRCRQFQIDDSEASLRKILPLAFSQDKPIHAAVEDAFITIYLTRNPTETAANLSSIAIESSIGDLAALEFIVGSLVSKGNISTSTVCLFDCHNFRYLGIVSVRTDVYSFGIVLLQLISGCNVINENQEEQSQSLLRWAEVLIEKLALHELINPRVGESYDTYELYHMARTTYLCVRRRLEMHPSMGEVTD
- the LOC131232706 gene encoding condensin-1 complex subunit CAP-D2-like isoform X2, with protein sequence MRHVKQMERFIRLKSEQQDSVTDSRLPGVEDGVSKDSSMLDFENLEQTRALAASLETCLRFSKCISSTMPTLVQLLSSSSATDVENTIVLLMRCRQFQIDDSEASLRKILPLAFSQDKPIHAAVEDAFITIYLTRNPTETAANLSSIAIESSIGDLAALEFIVGSLVSKGNISTSTVCLFDCHNFRYLGIVSVRTDVYSFGIVLLQLISGCNVINENQEEQSQSLLRWKC